In one window of Pseudodesulfovibrio sediminis DNA:
- a CDS encoding HD domain-containing phosphohydrolase, translated as MTPLKKYIRPGVLRNFLRKAHVLVGGKCPLAISYEGEVVIVEGAESFEGFGEDDPGVISSPIYFDEIHSGLLSVRMQPGCDSVDRNECERLLGFVVYSIQELIDMERARRSLADEALSKYRELALLHRSVPKINTSLHMRDVVNALIDECRLENYPGELGMIFLMDPTSMNYQLAAQFGFPLSVNLRAMASSNLFHAVASSGKGEIVNNLSRDPRWSDGVRGMGSLAIVPIISPNRCEGVLVLASENTGVFEAAHLRNLTTLASVAGLSVSNAFNFEGVQRLMNAILQALAEAIDSRDPYTAGHSERVAHLGVAFAQAMNENGGHEDRMFSNEDLREIYYAGILHDVGKIGIKEEVLTKNTRLSKPRLDVVRARFQLMGEFGDFDWVQAFERVTAVNKAMTPSEEDLLFIKSLGKQVLHGSENDIPLLYEEELEHLLLTYGNLTQDERREIQRHPAESERILQHIPMHENYSNMLTIIRQHHERMDGSGYPDQLRGDEILIQSRMMAIVDIYDAVTQDRHYKPAFTRSEAVKILNLEVEEGKLDVDLATFFLENLEYIEALSERVKVTRISHLSELSECASL; from the coding sequence ATGACGCCTCTTAAAAAGTATATACGCCCTGGCGTACTCAGAAATTTTTTGCGCAAGGCCCATGTGCTGGTTGGTGGAAAATGTCCTTTAGCCATCAGTTACGAGGGTGAGGTTGTCATTGTGGAAGGAGCCGAGTCCTTTGAAGGATTCGGCGAAGACGATCCCGGTGTCATTTCTTCCCCTATCTATTTTGATGAAATCCACTCTGGACTTTTGAGTGTCCGGATGCAGCCTGGGTGCGATTCGGTAGACAGAAACGAGTGTGAAAGATTGCTCGGTTTCGTGGTTTATTCCATTCAGGAACTCATCGATATGGAGCGGGCCAGACGCTCCTTGGCCGACGAAGCGCTGTCCAAGTATCGAGAGTTGGCCCTTCTTCACCGTTCCGTTCCCAAAATCAACACGTCGCTGCACATGCGGGACGTGGTCAATGCTCTTATTGATGAATGCCGGTTGGAGAATTATCCCGGTGAGTTGGGCATGATATTTCTTATGGATCCAACCAGTATGAATTATCAGTTGGCAGCTCAGTTCGGTTTCCCTCTCAGTGTCAATCTGCGGGCAATGGCCTCCAGCAACCTGTTTCATGCCGTGGCCAGCTCAGGTAAAGGGGAGATCGTCAACAACCTGAGCCGGGACCCTCGGTGGAGCGATGGCGTGCGTGGGATGGGTTCCCTGGCAATCGTCCCGATCATTTCGCCCAACCGGTGCGAAGGTGTCCTTGTGCTGGCTTCGGAAAACACGGGCGTGTTTGAGGCCGCGCATCTTCGTAACCTGACGACCCTGGCTTCGGTGGCCGGACTTTCCGTTAGCAACGCCTTCAACTTCGAAGGCGTGCAACGGCTCATGAATGCTATTTTGCAGGCTTTGGCCGAGGCCATTGATTCACGGGACCCGTATACTGCTGGTCATTCCGAACGGGTCGCCCATCTGGGGGTGGCGTTTGCTCAGGCCATGAACGAGAATGGCGGCCATGAAGACAGGATGTTCTCCAACGAAGACCTGCGGGAAATCTACTATGCGGGTATTCTGCATGACGTCGGAAAGATCGGTATCAAGGAAGAGGTTCTGACCAAGAATACCCGTTTGTCAAAGCCGCGCCTTGATGTCGTGCGCGCCCGCTTCCAGCTCATGGGAGAGTTCGGGGACTTTGACTGGGTTCAGGCCTTTGAACGGGTGACTGCCGTTAACAAGGCCATGACACCGAGCGAGGAAGACCTGCTGTTCATCAAGTCGCTGGGCAAGCAGGTTTTGCATGGCAGCGAAAACGATATCCCCCTGCTGTATGAAGAGGAGCTGGAGCATCTGCTGCTCACATACGGCAATCTGACGCAGGATGAGCGCAGGGAGATTCAACGCCACCCGGCAGAGAGTGAACGTATTCTGCAGCACATCCCCATGCACGAGAATTATTCCAATATGTTGACCATCATTCGTCAGCACCATGAACGTATGGATGGCTCCGGGTATCCGGACCAATTGCGTGGTGATGAAATATTGATTCAGAGTCGGATGATGGCAATCGTGGATATCTATGATGCCGTGACCCAGGACCGGCACTACAAACCGGCTTTCACCCGTTCCGAGGCAGTGAAAATCCTCAATCTGGAAGTCGAGGAAGGCAAACTGGACGTCGACCTTGCCACATTCTTTCTGGAAAACCTTGAGTACATCGAAGCGTTGTCCGAACGAGTCAAGGTTACTCGCATCTCACATCTCTCGGAACTCTCCGAGTGCGCAAGTCTGTAG
- a CDS encoding response regulator transcription factor → MAKKILIVDDEVHIKMLLEQTLEELEDEFEVDLFTASDGEEGLEFIREKRPDLVFLDIMMPKMNGYEVCRIVKEDTTLDDVKIILLTAKGQEVDRKQGLELGAMMYMTKPFDPDEILRVSKELLDL, encoded by the coding sequence CATATCAAGATGTTGCTTGAGCAGACCTTGGAAGAGCTTGAAGATGAGTTTGAAGTGGATTTGTTCACGGCCTCGGATGGTGAAGAAGGGTTGGAATTCATTCGTGAAAAACGGCCAGATCTTGTTTTTCTGGATATCATGATGCCCAAGATGAACGGCTACGAAGTGTGTCGTATCGTCAAGGAAGATACCACTCTTGATGATGTCAAAATCATATTGCTCACCGCCAAGGGGCAGGAGGTTGACCGTAAGCAGGGACTGGAGCTCGGCGCGATGATGTATATGACCAAGCCTTTTGATCCAGACGAAATTCTGCGGGTCTCCAAGGAATTGCTTGATCTGTGA